Proteins from a genomic interval of Paenibacillus lentus:
- a CDS encoding BglG family transcription antiterminator, producing MSTRQRRIVELLFNQQNEITAADIAAEIGTSTRTIHRELIDIEPALASHGIILHKKSGIGIKIEADNEQIELFKQELNLTVPAEYSTEERKVLILCMLLQYGEPVKLFTLAHELNVTMPTISNDLDQLEQQINDQQLTLIRKRGYGVELSGNEQAKRQMISFLAIKYLDDSDLFEQKHDKLDQNVVHPLTNQLLLMVGKEQFFKLERALWQLNKQWPTRLSEAAYTRLLIRLSVAFTRIQQGCIINPKSDVKHTTSADQTSGKDNSQLVRLLELLDLQLPQEEEAYIDSLLKDEGQHELGLLINHNDMSLIETVTELIRFIESKTQISFMDDRSLVEGLIQHMHPAFQRISSGLAIRNPILTQIKKDYDQLYSLVRQGVDEFVQDIHVPDEEVGYIVMHFGAAIERLKQIPWKVRAVLVCTSGIGSSKLLAVRISKELPQIELIGHLSWYEAVRLPTDEYDLIISTVNLPLESDKYIKISPLLTEDETDKLRSFIHGITLKNMEPSPVHVAESDPGPLDRLRQLHIYSDIVLRLLDGFKVHTMELASGGPDLESQLLHMMSSIDQPSILLNKEKIVKQLLIREQQGSLIMPDTEIALMHTRSEWVQQPVISLFRYDMPLKLNHEAGAVKQILLMLGPMQLEKASLELLSEISGMLLLTEMITLLEGGSKEEIRSFISRQLEKYMIRKLDWRD from the coding sequence ATGTCAACCAGACAACGTCGGATCGTAGAGTTGCTGTTCAATCAACAGAATGAAATTACAGCCGCTGATATCGCTGCCGAGATTGGAACAAGTACACGAACCATTCACAGGGAGCTAATTGATATTGAACCTGCCCTAGCGTCTCATGGCATTATTCTTCACAAAAAGTCCGGAATCGGCATCAAAATCGAAGCGGACAATGAGCAAATCGAATTATTCAAGCAGGAGCTTAATTTAACCGTACCGGCGGAATATTCAACCGAGGAGCGCAAGGTGCTGATCCTGTGCATGCTGCTCCAATACGGTGAGCCGGTGAAATTATTTACGCTCGCCCACGAACTGAATGTGACAATGCCTACCATTAGTAACGATTTAGATCAGTTAGAGCAACAAATCAACGACCAGCAGCTAACGCTCATCAGAAAGCGCGGCTATGGAGTTGAATTATCCGGTAATGAGCAGGCAAAGCGGCAAATGATTAGTTTTCTGGCAATCAAATATCTGGATGATTCTGATTTGTTCGAACAGAAGCACGACAAGCTTGACCAAAACGTTGTACATCCGCTGACAAACCAGCTTTTACTGATGGTCGGGAAAGAACAGTTTTTTAAGCTTGAGAGAGCTCTGTGGCAGCTTAACAAGCAATGGCCTACTCGTTTATCCGAAGCGGCTTACACCCGTTTGTTAATCCGGCTGTCTGTAGCTTTTACACGAATTCAGCAAGGCTGCATCATCAACCCAAAATCAGATGTTAAGCATACTACATCAGCAGATCAGACTTCCGGCAAAGACAACAGCCAGCTTGTCCGACTTTTAGAGTTGCTTGATTTACAGCTTCCTCAGGAGGAAGAAGCCTATATTGATAGCTTGCTTAAAGACGAAGGCCAGCATGAGCTAGGACTTTTGATTAACCACAACGACATGTCTCTCATTGAGACCGTAACTGAATTAATCCGCTTTATTGAGAGCAAGACACAAATTTCGTTTATGGATGATCGCTCGTTGGTTGAAGGTTTGATTCAGCATATGCACCCTGCTTTTCAACGAATTTCAAGTGGCCTTGCCATTCGAAATCCGATACTAACCCAGATCAAAAAAGATTACGACCAACTATATTCCCTTGTAAGGCAAGGCGTTGATGAATTTGTTCAAGACATTCATGTTCCTGACGAAGAAGTCGGGTATATCGTCATGCATTTCGGAGCGGCGATTGAGCGCTTAAAGCAAATTCCCTGGAAGGTGCGAGCGGTGCTCGTCTGCACCAGCGGCATCGGATCGTCCAAGCTCCTTGCAGTACGGATCTCCAAGGAATTGCCGCAAATCGAGTTAATCGGTCATCTCTCCTGGTACGAGGCCGTAAGGTTGCCAACGGATGAATATGACTTGATCATTTCTACCGTTAATTTACCGCTGGAATCCGATAAGTATATCAAAATTAGCCCTCTACTCACCGAGGATGAGACCGATAAGCTGAGATCGTTTATTCATGGCATTACTTTAAAAAACATGGAGCCCTCCCCTGTTCATGTCGCGGAATCAGATCCCGGTCCATTAGACCGTCTAAGACAACTCCATATTTACTCGGATATCGTTCTCCGCCTCCTGGATGGTTTCAAAGTTCACACGATGGAACTGGCCTCCGGAGGACCTGACCTAGAAAGCCAGTTATTGCATATGATGTCCTCGATCGACCAGCCTAGCATCTTGCTTAACAAGGAGAAGATTGTAAAACAGCTCCTGATCCGAGAGCAGCAAGGCAGCCTGATCATGCCTGACACGGAAATTGCCTTAATGCACACGCGAAGCGAGTGGGTACAGCAACCGGTTATCTCCCTCTTTCGCTATGATATGCCGTTAAAACTTAATCATGAAGCTGGGGCGGTGAAGCAAATTCTTCTCATGCTAGGCCCGATGCAATTGGAGAAGGCCAGCCTGGAATTGTTGAGCGAAATCAGCGGGATGTTGCTCCTTACCG